The following proteins are encoded in a genomic region of Aquella oligotrophica:
- the cydB gene encoding cytochrome d ubiquinol oxidase subunit II: protein MEYAILKLIWWVLVAVLMIGLMIMDGHDMGVGALSPFIGKTDSERRAAINSVAPHWDGNQVWFITGGGAVFAAWPLVYATSFSILYIAILAVLWTLFLRAPAFDYRSKIENPSWRKTWDWVLFVGSAVPPLLFGVAVGNVMLGVPFHFDNDMRLVSDAVNPLFGFLGLLSPFALLCGLVSLCMTLAHGGVYLTIRTEGAMQVRAKKAAKIFLILAIVLFALGGLVVGHINGYVATNLDPNGPSDPLLKTVEIVKGGWLHNYQQYPLMMLAPVLAFAGLILSLILNAKDKSGLAFIFSGVGMAGIILTAGLSMFPFIMPSSSSPASSLTAWDATSSQHTLLLMLVAALIFTPIVLTYTSWVYRIMRGKLTTARIEENSKSMY from the coding sequence ATGGAATATGCAATTTTAAAATTGATATGGTGGGTTTTAGTAGCTGTACTCATGATTGGTCTGATGATTATGGATGGTCATGATATGGGTGTGGGTGCATTATCACCTTTTATTGGTAAGACGGATTCAGAACGTCGGGCTGCAATTAATTCAGTAGCACCTCATTGGGATGGTAATCAGGTTTGGTTTATTACTGGTGGTGGAGCGGTTTTTGCTGCATGGCCACTGGTATATGCTACATCTTTCTCTATTCTATACATTGCAATTTTGGCGGTGCTGTGGACACTATTTTTACGTGCTCCAGCGTTTGATTATCGTTCTAAGATAGAGAATCCTAGTTGGCGTAAAACTTGGGACTGGGTATTATTTGTTGGCTCAGCTGTGCCACCGTTACTATTTGGTGTTGCAGTCGGAAATGTAATGCTAGGTGTTCCATTTCATTTTGATAATGACATGCGCTTGGTGAGTGATGCAGTTAATCCATTATTTGGATTCCTTGGTCTACTTTCACCATTTGCTTTATTATGTGGACTTGTATCACTATGTATGACACTTGCTCATGGTGGCGTATATCTGACGATCCGTACTGAAGGTGCAATGCAGGTAAGGGCTAAGAAAGCTGCAAAAATTTTCTTAATTCTAGCAATAGTATTATTTGCGCTAGGTGGCTTAGTTGTTGGACATATTAATGGTTATGTTGCAACAAACCTTGATCCGAATGGTCCATCTGATCCGTTACTAAAAACAGTTGAGATTGTAAAAGGTGGTTGGTTACATAACTATCAGCAATATCCACTGATGATGCTTGCTCCAGTGCTTGCTTTTGCTGGTCTAATATTGTCTTTAATCCTTAATGCTAAAGATAAATCAGGTCTTGCATTTATTTTTAGTGGTGTTGGGATGGCTGGGATTATCTTGACTGCTGGCTTATCAATGTTTCCATTTATTATGCCTTCAAGTTCGAGTCCGGCAAGCAGTTTAACCGCTTGGGATGCAACTTCGTCGCAGCATACATTATTATTAATGCTTGTTGCAGCGTTAATTTTTACCCCGATAGTTTTGACATACACTTCGTGGGTATATCGGATCATGCGTGGTAAATTGACTACTGCGCGGATTGAAGAAAATTCAAAATCAATGTATTAA
- the fabI gene encoding enoyl-ACP reductase FabI: protein MIVDLNGKKGLVIGIANKDSIAYGCAKKFREAGAGLAVTYLNEKAKPFVEPLANELAAELFMPCNVMVAEDLEKVFSQIEQEFGKLDFLLHSIAFAPKEDLHSEVYKSSKDGFMSAMDVSCYSMIEMTRLALPLMKDGGSILTMSYYGSEKVIRDYNLMGIAKAALESTVRYLAAELGQFGVRVNAISPGPIMTRAASGIKGFDQLISNTLQVAPLRDPVSIDGVGNLAAFLAADSGREITGQVVLIDGGYSIIG, encoded by the coding sequence GTGATTGTTGACTTGAACGGTAAAAAGGGATTGGTTATTGGAATTGCCAATAAAGATAGTATTGCTTATGGGTGTGCCAAAAAATTTAGGGAAGCCGGAGCAGGATTGGCTGTGACTTATCTGAATGAGAAGGCAAAACCTTTTGTTGAACCTCTGGCAAATGAACTTGCAGCTGAATTGTTTATGCCATGTAATGTTATGGTGGCTGAAGACTTGGAGAAAGTTTTCTCGCAAATTGAGCAGGAGTTTGGCAAACTTGATTTCTTATTGCATTCAATCGCCTTTGCACCAAAAGAAGATCTGCATAGTGAAGTTTATAAGTCCTCTAAAGATGGTTTTATGTCCGCAATGGATGTTTCATGCTACTCAATGATTGAGATGACAAGGCTGGCACTTCCGCTAATGAAAGATGGTGGTAGTATTTTGACGATGAGTTATTATGGTAGTGAGAAGGTTATCCGTGATTATAATCTAATGGGAATAGCCAAGGCAGCACTTGAGTCAACTGTACGGTATCTTGCTGCTGAGCTTGGTCAGTTTGGTGTCAGGGTAAATGCGATTTCGCCTGGACCAATTATGACTCGCGCAGCATCAGGAATCAAGGGATTTGATCAGTTAATTAGTAATACTCTTCAAGTTGCACCATTACGAGACCCAGTTTCTATTGATGGGGTTGGTAATCTGGCTGCATTTCTGGCGGCAGATTCTGGTCGAGAAATTACGGGGCAGGTGGTTTTAATTGATGGTGGTTACTCGATTATTGGCTAG
- a CDS encoding bifunctional enoyl-CoA hydratase/phosphate acetyltransferase, producing MEYIENVIFNEINIGDSATLEHTITENDINLFAAVSGDVNPAHVDEDYAKNSVFKEVIAHGMGVASFLSTILGTKLPGPGTIYLGQNLRFEHPVRLGDRILAKITAASKREDKNIVEFDCQCTNQAGKVVISGTAIVKVPTVKIRREKVEIPQVMFKKEENHLLAILHKMSIGMEAVKTAIVHPVDELSLLGAVEAAEDGSIIPILVGPVAKIKACANQFNIDIDGFEIVNTEHSHEAAEVAVRLAREGKVDALMKGKLHTDELMHAILNKEYGIRTDRRMSHVFAIDADNYPKPLFLSDAAINLFPDFDTKVDIVLNSIELFKGMGLGVPKIAIVSAVETVNPQIPSTVDAAAICKMAERKQICGAIIDGPLAFDNAISSESAKVKEIDSPVAGDADIIIVPDIESGNLLYKQMTYLSGMDAAGIVMGARVPIILTSRGSDSKSRKASALMAQIYATNKKSLKG from the coding sequence ATGGAATATATAGAGAATGTAATTTTTAATGAGATTAATATTGGCGATTCGGCAACGCTTGAACATACAATAACCGAGAATGATATAAATTTGTTTGCAGCAGTATCTGGTGATGTTAATCCTGCGCATGTGGACGAAGATTATGCTAAAAATAGCGTATTTAAGGAAGTTATTGCTCATGGTATGGGAGTGGCTTCTTTTTTATCTACGATATTAGGAACAAAATTACCTGGTCCTGGAACTATTTATCTTGGGCAGAATCTACGCTTTGAACATCCAGTTCGCCTTGGTGATCGGATTTTGGCAAAAATTACTGCGGCATCCAAACGCGAAGATAAAAATATTGTTGAATTTGACTGTCAATGTACCAATCAGGCTGGTAAAGTAGTAATTAGTGGTACTGCAATTGTTAAAGTTCCAACTGTTAAAATAAGACGCGAAAAAGTAGAAATTCCTCAAGTGATGTTCAAGAAAGAGGAAAATCATTTACTAGCAATTTTGCATAAAATGTCAATAGGTATGGAAGCTGTTAAAACTGCAATTGTTCACCCTGTTGACGAATTATCTTTGCTTGGTGCGGTTGAAGCTGCTGAAGATGGTAGCATTATTCCTATTCTGGTTGGACCAGTTGCCAAAATTAAAGCTTGTGCTAATCAATTTAATATTGACATTGACGGGTTTGAAATTGTTAATACCGAACATAGTCATGAGGCAGCTGAGGTTGCTGTTAGACTAGCCAGAGAAGGCAAGGTTGATGCGTTAATGAAAGGAAAACTTCATACGGATGAGTTAATGCACGCAATATTAAATAAAGAGTATGGAATTCGCACAGATCGCCGGATGAGTCACGTATTTGCAATTGATGCAGATAACTATCCAAAACCACTTTTTTTAAGCGATGCAGCGATTAATCTTTTCCCAGATTTTGATACCAAAGTTGATATTGTATTAAATTCAATTGAGTTATTTAAAGGCATGGGTTTAGGTGTACCAAAGATAGCAATTGTTTCCGCAGTTGAAACGGTTAATCCACAAATTCCATCAACTGTTGATGCTGCTGCTATTTGTAAGATGGCAGAGCGAAAACAAATCTGTGGTGCAATTATTGATGGTCCGCTTGCTTTTGATAATGCAATATCATCTGAGTCAGCAAAAGTCAAGGAAATTGATTCTCCAGTTGCTGGAGATGCTGATATTATTATTGTTCCCGATATTGAATCAGGTAATCTCTTATATAAACAGATGACTTATTTATCTGGTATGGATGCTGCAGGAATTGTTATGGGAGCAAGAGTTCCAATTATTTTAACCAGCCGCGGCAGTGATAGCAAGTCACGCAAGGCATCGGCATTAATGGCACAAATTTATGCAACTAATAAAAAATCATTAAAAGGTTAA
- a CDS encoding metallopeptidase TldD-related protein has product MTKLQFIYQQSQLSDYANDIINRTIKLGASQAQVELSESISTDIEVLDQKIENFETSHESQMLLTVYLGQQKGHIGISNIDTKDLDTIIKQALEIAKYTQADAANGILDKQFLTKELITDLDLYIPHNESNETLISTVMDIEQKALNSDKRITASDGASVSLTSYNFVTANSNGFNLGYQTSRYSNSVSLIGNTSNGMQTDYWYSSSRNYTNLLTSTELADHATKRLLRRLDKGEFKKSTCKVIFETTIAKSIIGALIAALSGNSQYRKLSFLNDSLGSKVLPEWLSIEEDPFIPEGLSSCYFDNEGGQVYRRRLVDNGLVSGYLLSAYSARKLNMQPTGNAGGAHNLKVSSNFNGDLAALAKEMYSGLIIIETIGHGLNSVTGDYSVGASGLVIIDGKISHFTDNLTISGNMRDIYNNILYIANDSSPGSLLCGSMLIESNCLQITGK; this is encoded by the coding sequence ATGACAAAACTACAATTTATCTACCAACAATCACAGTTATCAGATTATGCTAATGACATTATTAATCGCACAATAAAACTTGGCGCTAGTCAGGCACAGGTTGAATTAAGTGAAAGTATTTCTACCGACATTGAAGTTTTAGATCAAAAAATTGAGAATTTTGAAACCAGCCATGAAAGTCAAATGCTACTAACGGTTTATCTTGGTCAACAAAAAGGTCATATTGGTATAAGTAATATTGATACCAAGGATCTGGATACAATAATAAAACAGGCTCTCGAAATTGCAAAATACACGCAGGCAGACGCGGCAAATGGAATCCTTGATAAACAGTTTTTAACAAAAGAATTAATTACGGATCTAGATCTTTACATCCCTCATAATGAGAGTAATGAAACCCTCATTTCAACTGTCATGGATATTGAACAAAAGGCTTTAAACTCTGATAAACGCATAACCGCATCAGATGGGGCTTCTGTTTCATTGACAAGTTATAACTTTGTTACTGCCAATAGTAATGGTTTTAATTTGGGATATCAAACCAGTCGTTACTCAAACTCAGTAAGCCTGATTGGTAATACAAGTAATGGAATGCAGACGGACTACTGGTACAGTTCCTCAAGAAATTATACTAACCTCCTAACCTCGACTGAACTAGCCGATCATGCTACAAAACGACTATTACGTCGGCTTGATAAAGGTGAATTTAAAAAATCTACCTGTAAAGTAATTTTTGAAACTACTATTGCCAAATCAATTATCGGAGCATTGATTGCTGCACTTAGTGGTAATTCCCAATACCGAAAACTAAGCTTTTTAAATGATAGCCTTGGTAGTAAAGTTCTTCCTGAATGGTTAAGTATTGAAGAAGATCCTTTTATTCCGGAAGGACTATCTAGCTGTTATTTTGATAATGAAGGTGGGCAAGTCTATCGGCGGAGACTAGTTGATAATGGGCTTGTTAGTGGTTATCTTTTATCTGCCTATTCAGCGCGAAAGCTTAATATGCAACCAACAGGTAATGCTGGTGGTGCACATAACCTCAAAGTGTCAAGCAATTTCAATGGTGATCTTGCAGCACTTGCCAAAGAAATGTACTCTGGATTAATAATCATTGAAACCATTGGCCACGGTCTAAACTCGGTAACTGGAGATTATTCAGTCGGAGCTTCTGGACTGGTTATAATTGATGGCAAAATAAGTCATTTTACAGACAATCTAACGATTTCTGGAAATATGCGGGATATTTATAATAATATACTCTATATTGCAAATGATAGCTCACCGGGGAGTTTACTTTGCGGTTCAATGCTTATTGAGTCTAACTGCCTGCAAATCACAGGTAAGTAA
- a CDS encoding HAD hydrolase family protein — MTKIKAVIMDGDGSTITHEGILPNNLRDLIINNPQIKWIMATGRSLDLLRRLPIIDYLSRDVPHIVDGGGRLVLHDGTSVIDHFLTPEEINHLFNQLNVERIDFLYSYLDEQRSYIFSENELEHWSNRPQFTTAQATADIEEYRQWSLDNPPTKIFLRIKEDINLDGVNWHQNERNIDVTAKGVTKGSTCFKLLEMLGLKANETAFVFNDRNDLPLIEHPELQDIITIKVGDYLPETSANYHVATPHDVADVLIKIIN; from the coding sequence ATGACAAAGATAAAAGCTGTAATCATGGATGGAGATGGCTCAACTATTACCCATGAGGGAATATTACCAAATAATTTGCGGGACTTGATTATAAATAATCCACAGATAAAATGGATAATGGCAACAGGTCGAAGCTTAGATTTATTAAGGCGGCTTCCAATTATTGATTACCTCAGTCGTGATGTACCTCATATTGTTGATGGTGGTGGTAGATTGGTATTACATGATGGCACAAGTGTTATCGACCATTTTTTAACTCCCGAAGAAATTAATCATTTATTTAACCAGCTTAACGTTGAAAGGATAGATTTCCTGTATTCATATCTGGATGAACAACGAAGCTATATTTTTAGTGAAAATGAACTGGAGCACTGGAGCAATCGTCCGCAATTTACTACAGCTCAGGCAACTGCTGACATAGAAGAATACCGCCAGTGGTCACTTGACAACCCACCAACAAAAATCTTCTTGCGCATAAAAGAAGATATTAACCTAGATGGTGTTAATTGGCATCAAAATGAAAGAAATATTGATGTTACGGCAAAAGGCGTAACAAAGGGAAGCACTTGTTTTAAACTTCTTGAAATGTTGGGACTAAAGGCAAATGAGACTGCCTTTGTTTTTAACGATCGTAACGATCTACCATTGATTGAACATCCAGAATTGCAAGACATTATAACCATCAAGGTTGGTGACTATTTACCAGAGACTAGTGCAAATTATCACGTAGCAACACCTCATGACGTGGCAGACGTTTTGATTAAAATTATAAATTGA
- a CDS encoding exodeoxyribonuclease III, with protein MKIITANVNGIRSAHNKGFFEWLSTEDADIICLQEIKADIDSIPKELINYNNYICEFYPAQKKGYSGVAILARTKPDNIITGLANQEIDDEGRYLEFQYGQLSVISLYMPSGSSGEDKQQKKFRFMDYYLPILKKQHLDRDYIITGDWNIAHNEIDLKNWKGNLKNSGFLPEERAWMTELLKSGYTDSWRHLYPDAPGYTWWSNRGQAYTKDVGWRIDYQIITDRLKDKLKSAQIYKDQKFSDHAPLIMEYDL; from the coding sequence ATGAAAATAATAACCGCCAACGTAAATGGCATCCGCTCAGCGCACAATAAAGGCTTTTTTGAATGGTTATCCACTGAGGATGCAGATATTATCTGCCTGCAAGAAATAAAAGCCGACATTGACTCCATTCCCAAAGAATTAATTAACTATAACAATTATATTTGCGAATTCTATCCAGCACAAAAAAAAGGATATAGTGGAGTTGCTATTCTCGCACGTACTAAACCAGACAATATCATCACAGGATTGGCGAACCAGGAAATTGATGATGAAGGTCGTTATCTAGAGTTTCAATATGGACAACTAAGTGTTATTTCCCTCTATATGCCATCAGGTTCAAGTGGAGAAGATAAGCAGCAAAAAAAATTCCGCTTTATGGATTATTATCTGCCAATTCTGAAAAAACAGCATTTGGACCGTGATTACATCATTACTGGAGACTGGAATATCGCCCATAATGAAATTGACTTAAAAAACTGGAAAGGAAATCTTAAGAATTCTGGTTTTTTACCTGAAGAACGAGCATGGATGACAGAACTATTAAAGAGTGGTTATACTGATTCATGGCGTCACCTCTACCCTGACGCTCCGGGTTATACCTGGTGGTCTAATCGTGGACAGGCATACACTAAAGATGTTGGTTGGCGGATTGATTATCAGATTATTACAGATCGGCTAAAAGATAAACTAAAATCGGCACAAATTTATAAGGATCAGAAATTTTCTGATCACGCGCCTCTGATTATGGAATATGACTTATGA
- a CDS encoding NAD(P)/FAD-dependent oxidoreductase, with product MHNKEFDIIIIGAGAAGMMCAHIAASKHKKVLLLDHSSRLAEKIRISGGGRCNFTNVNTNPECYLSQNKHFATSALSRYTPFHFTEILDKYNIGYHEKTLGQLFCNEKSQAIIDLLDQLCQENNVTRLMETSIISLDKINGRFKLETNRGIFNSETLVVACGGLSIPQIGASGFGYQIAKQFGLKIIDTRPALVPLTLNQETLASFSPLSGISFDSITSIGKVSFRENSLFTHRGLSGPAILQISSYWQHGESIKINLLPDKAIKSEILDNRSSNKLLRNFLHDFFSERLTERICELLGINRQLSQLSNKDIDKITSFIHNFEILPNGSEGYKKAEVTKGGVDTKFLDSKSMMAKNIDGLYFIGEVVDVTGWLGGYNFQWAWSSAHAAATSI from the coding sequence GTGCACAATAAAGAGTTTGACATTATTATAATTGGTGCGGGGGCCGCTGGTATGATGTGCGCCCACATAGCAGCATCAAAACACAAAAAAGTCCTGCTACTTGACCATAGCTCTAGACTTGCGGAAAAAATACGCATTTCTGGTGGTGGCAGGTGTAATTTTACCAATGTAAATACTAATCCCGAGTGTTACCTTTCACAAAATAAACATTTTGCCACCTCAGCCTTATCTAGATATACCCCATTTCACTTTACCGAAATACTTGATAAATACAATATTGGCTATCATGAAAAGACTCTTGGACAATTATTCTGTAATGAAAAATCTCAGGCGATTATAGACCTACTTGATCAACTATGTCAGGAAAATAACGTTACCAGACTAATGGAAACCTCAATTATCTCCCTAGATAAAATAAACGGCAGATTCAAACTTGAAACGAATAGAGGAATATTTAACTCTGAAACCCTAGTAGTTGCCTGTGGTGGTTTATCGATTCCACAAATAGGTGCAAGCGGGTTTGGCTATCAAATAGCAAAACAGTTTGGTCTAAAAATAATCGATACCAGACCAGCATTGGTTCCATTAACCCTAAATCAAGAAACGTTGGCATCATTTAGTCCCTTATCCGGTATTTCTTTTGATAGCATAACCAGCATTGGAAAAGTCAGCTTTCGCGAAAATAGTTTATTTACGCATAGAGGTCTTAGCGGTCCAGCAATTTTACAAATATCTTCTTATTGGCAACACGGAGAATCAATAAAGATAAATTTACTACCAGATAAAGCCATAAAATCTGAAATATTGGATAATCGCAGCAGTAACAAATTATTAAGAAACTTCCTGCATGATTTCTTTTCTGAACGCCTAACCGAGCGCATCTGCGAACTTTTAGGCATTAATAGGCAGTTAAGTCAACTAAGCAATAAGGATATTGATAAAATAACGTCTTTCATACATAATTTTGAAATCCTTCCAAATGGTAGCGAAGGATATAAAAAGGCTGAAGTAACCAAAGGTGGTGTAGATACCAAATTCCTTGATTCAAAATCAATGATGGCAAAAAATATTGATGGATTATATTTCATTGGTGAAGTGGTTGATGTGACAGGCTGGCTTGGTGGCTACAATTTTCAGTGGGCATGGTCATCTGCGCATGCAGCGGCCACGAGCATTTAA
- the minC gene encoding septum site-determining protein MinC gives MTPPVKINLASFDYYILKLSPDATAEQIYDKLVHLRKLDAFGRYLVIEFDGKISPEKQTEIIRLIKVNAEKLMFELKFILANEFALMKNIADIPVVELSLNLKSTPVSNPVLRIEEPIRSGIKIENDGDIVILNLVSHNAEIISGGNIHVYGDARGRLVAGRYGDKSARIFVQKFNPELISIAGIYKALDEKLPEHLLNKPAQVFLDDKDRLNVVAL, from the coding sequence ATGACACCACCAGTTAAAATAAATCTCGCCAGTTTTGATTATTACATTCTTAAATTATCTCCTGATGCTACAGCAGAACAAATCTACGATAAGTTGGTACACTTACGTAAACTTGATGCCTTTGGTCGTTATCTAGTTATTGAGTTTGATGGGAAAATTAGTCCGGAAAAACAAACTGAGATAATAAGATTAATTAAGGTAAATGCAGAGAAATTAATGTTTGAGCTAAAATTTATTCTGGCAAATGAGTTTGCATTAATGAAAAATATTGCAGATATTCCAGTAGTTGAGCTCTCACTTAATTTAAAATCAACCCCGGTTAGTAATCCGGTACTTCGGATTGAAGAACCTATCCGTAGTGGGATAAAAATTGAAAATGATGGTGATATTGTTATTTTAAACTTGGTATCACATAATGCAGAAATAATCTCTGGTGGGAATATTCATGTTTATGGAGATGCCAGGGGTAGATTAGTCGCAGGGCGTTATGGCGATAAAAGTGCTAGAATTTTTGTACAGAAATTTAACCCGGAACTTATATCTATTGCTGGAATATATAAGGCATTAGATGAAAAGTTGCCAGAACATTTATTAAATAAGCCGGCGCAAGTTTTTCTTGATGATAAAGATCGGTTAAATGTAGTGGCCTTATAA